One region of Chanodichthys erythropterus isolate Z2021 chromosome 17, ASM2448905v1, whole genome shotgun sequence genomic DNA includes:
- the zgc:113279 gene encoding NF-kappa-B inhibitor zeta isoform X1, whose product MVSSQVEITGRKMLPEDAEQRDNSCDGSPLPAEPSSEASGPNLRIPTQNRSGDSNAKKSCQNGPKKHKSASEKKYLGVRVKMPVRDMLRNIRIAKGIDPKDLQGKHSKAAKGDKKRVTTGGNRRRFLKKHQTKGLEELAIIVEVLEEDLKTCQSHRLPNKTRLTSYSSEFWVEEASQQGLVNTYGPENEIPLSPSYSVPSETSPVHSVCSSYPSPTYSQGADVFFGNQEEYSIYESDKYRYDNLYGMSCSPANSCEYQVPSPHKSFHASPNPEVWEAFSQKKCPPWPHSQQEEWSSITFFWTQMEREESMLKEISDQELLAVDKNGKTLLHRVVEEGKRSLVYVIARRMVALKKLDIKDSEGKTPLHLAAQKNQHFMVADLVSLGANVNAKDRYGKTCLHLSAENGYIRVLEVLKGLMRIGVYINLEERDANGLSALQCAAVALNHTVRELELCESAGHLRLHTLRKEQMMETLECLFQMECCTHAPDHGLLNLMNRGGDSKPSEQAAFFQSNKIKVRDVFNIR is encoded by the exons ATGGTGAGCAGTCAGGTTGAGATCACAGGGCGCAAAATGCTGCCTGAAGACGCTGAACAGCGCGACAATTCATGCGACGGGTCACCGCTGCCAGCAGAACCTTCTTCAGAAGCAAGTGGGCCAAATCTACGGATACCTACGCAGAACCGGTCAGGGGACAGTAACGCCAAGAAGAGCTGTCAAAATG gaccaaaaaaacacaaatccGCATCTGAAAAGAAATACCTCGGAGTTAGAGTGAAAATGCCAGTACGGGACATGCTCAGGAATATACGGATTGCCAAGGGTATTGACCCTAAAGATCTGCAG ggAAAACATTCTAAGGCAGCTAAAG GGGATAAGAAACGAGTTACCACAGGAGGAAACCGGAGACGTTTTCTG AAGAAACATCAAACAAAGGGTCTGGAGGAGCTTGCTATTATAGTAGAAGTGTTGGAGGAGGATCTTAAGACATGTCAGTCACACAGATTGCCAAACAAAACCCGTTTAACCTCATACTCTTCAGAGTTCTGGGTTGAAGAAGCATCTCAGCAGGGTTTAGTGAACACATACGGTCCGGAGAATGAGATACCTCTGTCTCCAAGCTACTCTGTACCCTCTGAAACCTCCCCTGTCCATTCTGTGTGCAGCTCTTACCCGTCCCCAACTTACAGCCAGGGTGCTGATGTCTTCTTTGGGAATCAGGAAGAATATAGCATTTATGAGTCAGATAAGTACAGGTATGATAATCTATATGGAATGAGCTGCTCTCCTGCAAACTCATGTGAATACCAAGTGCCCTCCCCACATAAATCATTCCATGCCAGTCCCAACCCAGAAGTCTGGGAGGCTTTTTCACAAAAGAAGTGTCCACCATGGCCACATTCTCAGCAGGAGGAGTGGAGCAGTATAACCTTCTTCTGGACTCAAATGGAAAGAGAGGAATCAATGCTGAAGGAGATATCTGACCAAGAGCTTCTTGCTGTAGACAAAAACGGAAAGAC TCTTTTACACAGAGTTGTTGAGGAGGGAAAGCGATCCCTTGTGTATGTTATTGCCAGAAGGATGGTGGCTCTGAAGAAACTAGATATCAAAGATTCAGAGGGAAAG ACTCCCCTTCATCTTGCTGCACAGAAGAATCAACACTTCATGGTGGCTGATTTGGTGTCACTTGGTGCAAATGTCAATGCGAAGGACCGATATGGGAAAACATGTCTCCATCTCAGTGCTGAGAATGGATATATTCGAGTCTTGGAG GTCCTGAAAGGTTTAATGAGAATTGGTGTATATATTAATTTGGAGGAAAGAGATGCAAAcg GGCTCAGTGCGTTGCAGTGTGCAGCAGTGGCTCTTAACCACACTGTGCGGGAACTGGAGCTGTGTGAGTCTGCAGGCCATCTTAGACTGCACACCCTTCGCAAGGAGCAGATGATGGAAACGCTAGAGTGCCTCTTTCAAATGGAGTGCTGTACACACGCTCCG gaTCATGGTCTCCTCAATTTAATGAACAGAGGTGGTGATTCCAAGCCGAGTGAACAAGCAGCcttctttcagtcaaataaAATCAAGGTGCGAGACGTGTTTAATATTAGATGA
- the zgc:113279 gene encoding NF-kappa-B inhibitor zeta isoform X2, producing the protein MVSSQVEITGRKMLPEDAEQRDNSCDGSPLPAEPSSEASGPNLRIPTQNRSGDSNAKKSCQNGPKKHKSASEKKYLGVRVKMPVRDMLRNIRIAKGIDPKDLQGKHSKAAKGDKKRVTTGGNRRRFLKKHQTKGLEELAIIVEVLEEDLKTCQSHRLPNKTRLTSYSSEFWVEEASQQGLVNTYGPENEIPLSPSYSVPSETSPVHSVCSSYPSPTYSQGADVFFGNQEEYSIYESDKYRYDNLYGMSCSPANSCEYQVPSPHKSFHASPNPEVWEAFSQKKCPPWPHSQQEEWSSITFFWTQMEREESMLKEISDQELLAVDKNGKTLLHRVVEEGKRSLVYVIARRMVALKKLDIKDSEGKTPLHLAAQKNQHFMVADLVSLGANVNAKDRYGKTCLHLSAENGYIRVLEVLKGLMRIGVYINLEERDANGLSALQCAAVALNHTVRELELCESAGHLRLHTLRKEQMMETLECLFQMECCTHAPDHGLLNLMNRGGDSKPSEQAAFFQSNKIKVSNNMI; encoded by the exons ATGGTGAGCAGTCAGGTTGAGATCACAGGGCGCAAAATGCTGCCTGAAGACGCTGAACAGCGCGACAATTCATGCGACGGGTCACCGCTGCCAGCAGAACCTTCTTCAGAAGCAAGTGGGCCAAATCTACGGATACCTACGCAGAACCGGTCAGGGGACAGTAACGCCAAGAAGAGCTGTCAAAATG gaccaaaaaaacacaaatccGCATCTGAAAAGAAATACCTCGGAGTTAGAGTGAAAATGCCAGTACGGGACATGCTCAGGAATATACGGATTGCCAAGGGTATTGACCCTAAAGATCTGCAG ggAAAACATTCTAAGGCAGCTAAAG GGGATAAGAAACGAGTTACCACAGGAGGAAACCGGAGACGTTTTCTG AAGAAACATCAAACAAAGGGTCTGGAGGAGCTTGCTATTATAGTAGAAGTGTTGGAGGAGGATCTTAAGACATGTCAGTCACACAGATTGCCAAACAAAACCCGTTTAACCTCATACTCTTCAGAGTTCTGGGTTGAAGAAGCATCTCAGCAGGGTTTAGTGAACACATACGGTCCGGAGAATGAGATACCTCTGTCTCCAAGCTACTCTGTACCCTCTGAAACCTCCCCTGTCCATTCTGTGTGCAGCTCTTACCCGTCCCCAACTTACAGCCAGGGTGCTGATGTCTTCTTTGGGAATCAGGAAGAATATAGCATTTATGAGTCAGATAAGTACAGGTATGATAATCTATATGGAATGAGCTGCTCTCCTGCAAACTCATGTGAATACCAAGTGCCCTCCCCACATAAATCATTCCATGCCAGTCCCAACCCAGAAGTCTGGGAGGCTTTTTCACAAAAGAAGTGTCCACCATGGCCACATTCTCAGCAGGAGGAGTGGAGCAGTATAACCTTCTTCTGGACTCAAATGGAAAGAGAGGAATCAATGCTGAAGGAGATATCTGACCAAGAGCTTCTTGCTGTAGACAAAAACGGAAAGAC TCTTTTACACAGAGTTGTTGAGGAGGGAAAGCGATCCCTTGTGTATGTTATTGCCAGAAGGATGGTGGCTCTGAAGAAACTAGATATCAAAGATTCAGAGGGAAAG ACTCCCCTTCATCTTGCTGCACAGAAGAATCAACACTTCATGGTGGCTGATTTGGTGTCACTTGGTGCAAATGTCAATGCGAAGGACCGATATGGGAAAACATGTCTCCATCTCAGTGCTGAGAATGGATATATTCGAGTCTTGGAG GTCCTGAAAGGTTTAATGAGAATTGGTGTATATATTAATTTGGAGGAAAGAGATGCAAAcg GGCTCAGTGCGTTGCAGTGTGCAGCAGTGGCTCTTAACCACACTGTGCGGGAACTGGAGCTGTGTGAGTCTGCAGGCCATCTTAGACTGCACACCCTTCGCAAGGAGCAGATGATGGAAACGCTAGAGTGCCTCTTTCAAATGGAGTGCTGTACACACGCTCCG gaTCATGGTCTCCTCAATTTAATGAACAGAGGTGGTGATTCCAAGCCGAGTGAACAAGCAGCcttctttcagtcaaataaAATCAAG gTCAGCAACAACATGATTTAG
- the atf5b gene encoding uncharacterized protein atf5b, translating to MTKTFDAYPNSTSTESSPGSSIPPSPLEHDVQMPSDLEVMTTLLKEELAQLEDYYLYESTPMKLEKWQKCDKSLQAMATQSYYQLPCASYNVNQSETNPRLVSLATGELDLRGFCGGSMSRPKMSRPSPYSYIRTHCNSQRISANGCKDVEVFEKETWTFKGTHSGYAELAFDQCSVDKSFGKNHGSAKKVRECAILLKEEEKSCFTEDVFYRAEMMRSYDLGGSLEPHHRREGQSHGMKMLGHDGIAMPILQCAENESCPPYKQSDVAECYFHQITANLEPYHGFMNEIDQPIRTGAVDIQNNDYLHHECLGDQSFECLSGDSVGSSLELPVQKPLQRSRESQCLFKPDVKVGSLERNHGERKQKKRDQNKSAAHRYRQRKRAEQDCLEEELHGLEGRNRELRDKAESVEREIQYVKDLLIEVYKARSQRLKEDSSA from the exons ATGACAAAAACTTTTGACGCTTACCCAAATTCAACTTCCACGGAATCCTCTCCTGGTTCCTCTATCCCACCCTCACCTCTGGAGCATGATGTCCAAATGCCCTCCGACTTGGAGGTTATGACCACTCTTCTTAAAGAAGAACTGGCTCAACTGGAGGATTATTACCTATATGAATCAACACCTATGAAATTGgaaaaatggcaaaaatgtGACAAAAGTCTACAAGCTATGGCTACACAGTCATACTATCAGTTACCCTGCGCTTCTTACAATGTAAACCAATCTGAAACAAATCCCAGGCTGGTTTCCCTTGCGACTGGAGAGCTCGACCTACGAGGCTTCTGTGGGGGCTCTATGAGCCGACCGAAAATGTCTAGACCCAGCCCCTACAGCTACATTCGGACACACTGCAATAGCCAAAGAATATCAGCGAACGGATGTAAAGATGTGGAGGTGTTTGAGAAAGAAACGTGGACTTTCAAAGGGACTCATTCAGGTTACGCAGAGCTGGCTTTTGACCAGTGCTCTGTCGACAAATCCTTCGGAAAGAACCACGGCAGCGCAAAGAAGGTCCGAGAATGTGCTATACTGTTaaaggaagaagaaaaaagttgCTTTACGGAGGACGTGTTTTACCGAGCAGAGATGATGAGAAGTTACGATCTCGGTGGCTCCCTGGAGCCCCACCACAGGAGAGAGGGCCAGAGCCACGGGATGAAGATGCTCGGCCACGATGGGATTGCCATGCCGATTTTGCAGTGCGCCGAGAACGAGAGCTGTCCGCCGTATAAACAATCCGACGTAGCCGAGTGTTACTTTCATCAGATAACTGCCAATTTAGAGCCATATCACGGCTTCATGAATGAAATcgatcagccaatcagaactgGGGCTGTTGATATCCAAAATAATGACTACTTGCACCATGAATGCCTTGGGGATCAAAGCTTTGAATGTTTGTCCGGTGACAGTGTTGGGTCCTCTTTGGAGCTGCCTGTCCAGAAACCACTACAAAGGTCACGGGAAAGTCAGTGTCTGTTTAAACCAGATGTTAAAGTAGGTTCTTTGGAGAGAAACCATGGAGAACGCAAGCAGAAGAAGAGAGACCAGAACAAGTCTGCTGCCCACAG gtACCGTCAGCGTAAGAGGGCGGAGCAGGACTGTTTGGAGGAGGAGCTTCATGGTTTGGAAGGGCGGAACAGAGAACTTCGGGACAAAGCAGAATCTGTAGAGAGAGAGATTCAGTATGTGAAAGATCTCCTGATTGAAGTCTACAAGGCTCGCAGTCAGCGCTTAAAAGAGGATTCCAGTGCCTAA